TAAACCACCCGTCTCGATCGGAAGGAAATTCTAATCTAAATGTGTGTGTTCGAGTCAGAATATTTCGAATGGTGTGTTTACAAACAAGACACCCTCTGCGTGTTTTTATTATGGCTGtcggcaaagaaaaatccatcaatTAGCCGCTCAGTcttgtaagccgcagggttcaaagtgtaggtaaAAAGTAGCAGCTTGTAGTACGGAATCTACGGTAATGGTTTCACTATTCCAAGTTTGTGCCTCTTAAGACATCACGGTAGGCTTTGTAAGGCCACGTTACTTCTAAAGTAGTCAAAGTTGATGTTAATTCACCTTTTTGTTCTCTCTTTTACAAATAAGAATGGATAAGAAAACGAATCGTAaagcagaattaaaaaaaaaaaaatcgaattccCATCCCGACCAACgaagcttgtgtgtgtgtgtgtgtgtgtgtatatgtatgtgtgtatatatatatatatatatatatatatatatatatatatatatatacatatacatacacacacatatatatacacatatatatatatatatatatatatatatatatatatatatatatatatatatatatatatatatacatatatatatacacatatatatacacatatacatatatacacatatatatatacatatacacatacatatacacatatatatatatatatatatatatacatatatatatacacatatatatacacatatacatatatacacatatatatatacatatacacatacatatacacatatatatatacatatacaaatacacatatacatatatatatatatatatatatacacatatacatacacacatatatatgtatatacatatacacacacacatatatacatatacacacacacacacacatatatacatatatatatatacatacatacatacatacatatacacacacacacacatatatacatatatatatatacatacatacatacacacacatacatacatacatacatacatacacacacatacatatacacttacacacacatacatatatacacacacacacatttagttTAGAATTTCCTTCCGatcgagacgggtggtttatgccgaAATTAATTCGGATTGtagcatctatatatatatatatatatatatatatatatatatatatatatatatatatatatatacacacacacacaaacatatatatatatacacacacacacatacatatatatacacacacatatatatatatatatatatatatatatatatatatatatatatatatatatgtgtatacatatatatatatatgtttgtgtgtgtgtgtgtatatatatatgtttgtgtgtgtgtgtatatatatatatatatatatatatatatatatatgcgctacAATCCGAATTAATTTtggcataaaccacccgtctcgatCGGAAGGAAATTCTAaactaaatgtgtgtgtgtgtatatatgtatgtgtgtgtaagtgtatatgtatgtgtgtgtatgtatgtatgtatgtatgtatgtgtgtgtatatatatatatatatatatatatatatatatatatatatacgtgtgtatgtatatgtgtgtgtgtatatgtatatatatatgtgtgtatgtatatgtgtatatgtatatatatatgtgtatgtgtatatgtatatatatatatgtgtatgtgtatatgtatatatatatatgtatatgtgtgtatatatgtgtatatgtatatgtgtatatatatatatgtatgtgtatatatgtgtgtatatatatatatatatatatatatatacgtgtgtgtgtgtacatgtgtgtatatatgtgtgtatgtatatatatgtgtgtgtgtgtgtgtgtgtgatgtagatcacctcgacttaaaaagtagctcgcctgcagaaaaggtgtgagcacccctgctctaagtccTAATTTCAACGTCTCTTGAACGCAACACCGCCTTCCACCTTCTGCTCTTAAGGTGGTTTGAAGTCCTCCAGCAGGGGGCGACATGACTGGCATTAGTGTTTGTCCTCCATGTTGAAGCCAGTCACCTAGGCAACCGCAGCAGACATGTCGGAGCTGCACCAGGCAGCGGCCGCGGCGGACTTTGAGCACGTGGAGGAGCTCCTGAGAGAGAAGAAATGCAACCCCAACCAGAAGGACATAGACTGGGGCAACAAGACTCCTCTGCACTGGGCCGCAGCCAACGGTAGGACAGCACGTGATTACCACCTTTTTAAAGGTGTGGCATGATCCTCCCCACCTCCTGCAGGAGACGTGGAAACAGCCAGGCTCCTCATGGACCACGGCGCTCGCCCCTGCCTGAGGACGGAGCTCGGGTGGACTCCGGCCCACTTTGCCGCGGAGGCCGGGTCGCTGGCGGTGCTGAGGCTGCTGCACTCCGTCCACGCGCCCCTGCACAAGGAGGACGCCGGCGGGGACAGGCCGCTGCGCTTTGCCGAAATATACGGACACAAGGAGTGCGTTGTCTTCCTTCAGAAGTATGACTTGTGCATGTTCACACTCAGCTGTCAGTCAAACTGCTGTGGAATCAAGTGCCTTTGGACCGTTGCAGGGCCGAGGCGGAGGGTCACGCCTACCGCAAATCTGCAGCAGCCAAGGGAATGTCTGTGGACGACACCGACGAGGAGTGGGAAGGATGAAGAAAGACCACATCTGTGAGTTCATTACAGCTatgacatacacttgtgaagaacatcatgtcatggctgtcttgactttacaatcatttcttattttgttgtgatgtagtgattggagcacatacttgttgctcacaaaaaacattcatgaagtttgcttcttttatgaatttattatggctctactgaaaatgtgaccaatcaaaagtatacatacagcaatgttaatatttgcttacatgtcccttggcaagtttacctgcaataaagcgcttttggtagccatccacaagcttctgcttgaccacttgaccactaaattggtgcagttcagctaaatgtgttgacatggacttgtttcttcagcattgtccacacctttaagtcagaccattctaaaaccttcattctagcctgatttagccattcctttaccacttttgacgtcattgtcctgttggaacacccaactgcgcccaagacccaacctccgggctgatgattttagcttgtcctggagaatttggatgtaatcctcctttttcattgtcccatttaaagcagcagttccattgtgggaatttttccacttcaacaaacttcgtttttttgtcctgattaagaggaattgtttgacggttgaagtgggttgaaaagtagtcgccagaaaaaagggtggaaatagggctttgcaaaaaattctggaaaatcctggaatttttattgaacttggaaaaatgataccgtattttccgcactataaggcgcacctaaaaaccacaatttttctcaaaagctgacagtgcgcctaataacccggtgcgctttattacgattcattttcataaagtttcggtctcgcaacttcggtaaacagccgccatcttttttcccggtagaacaggaagcgcttcttcttctacgcaagcaaccgccaaggaaagcacccgcccccatagaacaggaagcgcttcacccgcccccggaagaagaagaaaaaacgcgcggatatcaccgtacgtttcatttcctgtttacatctgtaaagaccacaaaatggctcctactaaacgatccggttcataaaaagacgcaatctctccatccgcacacggattactaccgtatttcacagcaactgatattcctgtgaaccacactgtggaacgggagcacgtacggtgaatattcgctccacagggaatgagaagtcatccttcactgtggttctagcttgccatgctaacttccactcatggtgatattcaaaaggaagaccttgccaaaagagacctttccagccggcgtcatcataaaagctaactcgaagggatggatggatgaagaaaagatgagcgagtggttaagggaagtttacgcgaagaggccgggtggcttttttcacacagctccgaaggcgaacacaccttcactaagacgggcagacagcctcggtcgacatacgccaacatctgccagtggatcgtaaatgcttgggcagatatttcggtcacaactgtggtccgagctttccggaaggcaggattcacagaacaacagcgacactgactcccgatgacttctacgagacggaaccggccattttggatcccacgcttgcgcaacttttcaattcggacaccgaagacgaagaattcgaaggatttacgaatgaagaataacttcagaaggtgagcgctatgtttattttgtgtgttgtgacattaacgttcgagcaacattatgttactattgctctacaccattttgaattttactatgtttgtgattgcacatttgcgtacattttgggacagagttgttagaacgctggttttcaatatattattaaagtttgactgaactatctgactgtttttttgacattcaaattagcgcagcgtttttttgacattcactttagcgcagcgtaggtgcggcttttagtccggggcggcttattggtggacaaaattatgaaatatgtaattcatagaaggtgcggctaataatccggtgcgccttatagtgcggaaaatacggtagtttgaatgtccaggatgagtggaatgtgttgaaggtggaatgggttgaaaaatgtggaaattgtataacttggaaaaatgtcccattcattttgaatggggaaaaatgtccctgaaaactgggaattcttggaaatccgggaatttgttttaaatcgttgaaggagagcacacaatttttgaaaatgttgaatattttggagttggaacggtttgaaatcggatgaaaaaatgtggaactttgaaaaatgtctcattgatttcaatgggacatttcatgaaaatgtgtgaattttgggaaaagcgggaatttttttttttagaaaatgttaaaagacttgaatttggagctaatcctcctttttcattgtcccatttaaagcagcagttccattgtgggaatttttccacttcaacaaactttgtttttttgtcctgattaagaggaattatttgacggttgaagtgggttgaaaagtagtcgccagaaaaaagggtggaaatagggctttgcaaaaaatggaattctggaaaatcctggaatctttttgaacttggaaaaatgatagtttgaatgtccaggatgagtggaatgtgttgaaggtggaatgggttgaaaaatgtggaaattgtataacttggaaaaatgtcccattcattttgaatggggaaaaatgtccctgaaaactgggaattcttggaaatccgggaatttttttttattaaatcgttgaaggagagcacaccatttttgaaaatgttgaatattttggagttggaacggtttgaaatcggatgaaaaattgtggaactttgaaaaatgtcccattgatttcaatgggacatttcatgaaaatgtgttaaattttgggaaaagcggcaattttttttttagaaaatgttaaaagacttgaatttggaggtaatcctcctttttcattgtcccatttaaagcagcagttccattgtgggaatttttccacttcaacaaacttcgttttttttgtcctgattaagaggaattatttgacggttgaagtgggttgaaaagtagtcgccagaaaaaagggtggaaatagggctttgcaaaaaattctggaaaatcctggaatttttattgaacttggaaaaatgatagtttgaatgtccaagatgagtggaatgtgttgaaggtggaatggttggaatgggttgaaaaatgcgtaaattgtgcaacttggaaaaatgtcccattcattttgaatggggaaaaatgtccctgaaaactgggaattcttggaaatccgggaatttttttttttaagtcgttgaaggaaagcacacaattttgaaaatgttgaatattttggagttggaacggtttgaaatcagatgaaaaattgtggaactttgaaaaatgtctcattgatttcaatgggacatttcatgaaaatgtgtgaattttgggaaaagcgggaattttttttttatagaaaatgttaaaagacttgaatttggagctaatcctcctttttcattgtcccatttaaagcagcagttccattggcagcaaaacaggcccagagcataatactaccaccaccatgcttgacggtttggcatggtgttcctgggattaaaggcctcaccttttctcctccaaacatattgctgggtattgtggccaaacagctccatttttgtttcatctgtgtcaggttcaaacaccgaactatctattaaacaggacaagaagcaaggaatcaaacagagacaggattcaatttagctcatgaggagagcgcgtggacTTGCACCCTCGCTacccttggggcggtatagctcggttggtagagtggccgtgccagcaacttgagggttccaggttcgattcccgctttcgccatcgtagtcactgccgttgtgtccttgggcaagacactttacccacctactcccagtgccacccacactgctttaaaatgtaacttagatattgggtttcaccatgtaaagcgctttgagtcactagagaaaagcgctatataaatatacttcacttcacttcacttcacttgcacagtgtcaccccacgctctgaggaaaaAGTTCCAGCGCCTccccatttatttgggcattccctgattacatagctgaaGCTGCCTCTAAGGGGAGGGGTAACATTATGCAGCATCCCAGCACTGGGTCACAAACAGTCAAAACTaaatgtgcttggagcggtgtcgtgTTCACCCCCTCTCTGCTCGTCCACCTTATCTTCTTGGAGACTTCACGTCCTGATCTAAAAAACAGTGGAGATTTACAAGCCGTCCACCTTTGTTTGATAAGAACAAGGACAGCTTTGTGAGCACAAGTAGATAGTAACCGGGGCCACCCGTCTTCACGCGGAGCAACCTGAACTGCaagcaaacaagttgtgtgataacttatgtacaattattctgacaatctgaccacagaaccttcctccagaaggtcttatttttgtccatgtgatgtcagatgaaacaaaaatggagctgtttggccacaatacccagcaatatgtttggaggagaaaaggtgaggcctttaatcccaggaacagcaatcctaccgtcaagcatggtggtggtagtattatgctctgggcctgttttgctgccaatggaactgctgctttaaatgggacaatga
This is a stretch of genomic DNA from Nerophis lumbriciformis linkage group LG29, RoL_Nlum_v2.1, whole genome shotgun sequence. It encodes these proteins:
- the LOC133571776 gene encoding ankyrin repeat domain-containing protein 66, with product MSELHQAAAAADFEHVEELLREKKCNPNQKDIDWGNKTPLHWAAANGDVETARLLMDHGARPCLRTELGWTPAHFAAEAGSLAVLRLLHSVHAPLHKEDAGGDRPLRFAEIYGHKECVVFLQKAEAEGHAYRKSAAAKGMSVDDTDEEWEG